Proteins encoded within one genomic window of Gallus gallus isolate bGalGal1 chromosome 1, bGalGal1.mat.broiler.GRCg7b, whole genome shotgun sequence:
- the KCNA6 gene encoding potassium voltage-gated channel subfamily A member 6, producing MRAEEPLALAAPQAGGGEAEATGEEQGGSGCCSSERLVINISGLRFETQLRTLSIFPDTLLGDPSRRVHYFDPLRNEYFFDRNRPSFDAILYYYQSGGRLRRPVHVPLDIFLEEIRFYQLGQEAIETFREDEGFIQEEEKPLPEHHFQRQVWLLFEYPESSGPARAIAIVSVLVILISIVIFCLETLPEFRQEPKVTQPGFGELAVLDDDILLPPPPPSGTPQPPQPTAGAGPFFTDPFFLIETLCIIWFSFELLVRFFTCPSKPDFSRNIMNIIDIVAIIPYFITLGTELAQQQQQQSGSSSNNGGQQQAMSLAILRVIRLVRVFRIFKLSRHSKGLQILGKTLQASMRELGLLIFFLFIGVILFSSAVYFAETDDPDSLFTSIPDAFWWAVVSMTTVGYGDMYPMTIGGKIVGSLCAIAGVLTIALPVPVIVSNFNYFYHRETDNEEQCQYTHVTCGQQQSLFSEPKKGNSNQSLSKSEFFEVEDLESMKYSNFIPPGNQGYKEKKMLTEV from the coding sequence ATGCGGGCAGAGGAGCCGCTGGCGCTGGCGGCCCCGCAGGCGGGCGGTGGCGAGGCAGAGGCGACGGGCGAGGAGCAGGGCGGCAGCGGCTGCTGCAGCAGCGAACGGCTAGTGATCAACATCTCTGGGCTGCGCTTCGAGACGCAGCTGCGGACCCTCTCCATCTTCCCCGATACGCTGCTAGGCGACCCAAGCCGCCGGGTGCACTACTTCGACCCTCTCCGCAACGAGTACTTCTTCGACCGCAACCGACCCAGCTTCGACGCCATCCTTTATTACTACCAGTCTGGAGGGCGGCTCCGGCGGCCAGTCCACGTGCCCCTTGACATCTTCCTGGAGGAGATCCGTTTCTACCAGCTGGGCCAGGAGGCTATTGAGACCTTCCGTGAGGATGAAGGTTTCAttcaggaggaggagaagccCCTGCCTGAGCACCACTTCCAGCGCCAAGTCTGGCTGCTCTTTGAGTACCCTGAGAGCTCCGGACCAGCCCGTGCCATTGCCATCGTCTCTGTGCTGGTGATCCTCATCTCCATTGTCATCTTCTGCCTAGAGACCCTGCCTGAGTTTCGCCAGGAGCCCAAGGTTACCCAGCCTGGCTTTGGGGAGCTAGCTGTGCTTGATGATGACATactgctgccaccaccaccaccaagtGGGACCCCGCAGCCTCCACAACCCACTGCTGGTGCTGGCCCTTTCTTCACTGACCCATTTTTCCTCATCGAGACACTGTGCATCATCTGGTTCTCCTTTGAGCTTCTTGTGCGTTTCTTCACTTGCCCCAGCAAGCCTGACTTCTCTCGCAACATTATGAATATCATTGACATTGTGGCAATCATCCCCTACTTCATCAccctgggcacagagctggcccagcagcagcagcagcagtctggGAGTAGCAGCAACAATGGTGGCCAGCAGCAAGCTATGTCCTTGGCCATCCTCAGAGTCATCCGATTGGTGAGGGTCTTCAGGATCTTCAAGCTCTCCAGGCACTCCAAAGGGCTACAAATCTTGGGGAAGACTCTCCAGGCAAGCATGAGGGAGCTAGGTctcctcatcttcttcctctttattGGGGTGATCCTCTTTTCTAGTGCCGTATACTTTGCAGAGACTGATGACCCTGACTCATTGTTCACCAGCATTCCTGATGCTTTTTGGTGGGCAGTGGTGTCCATGACCACCGTGGGCTATGGGGACATGTATCCCATGACAATTGGTGGCAAGATTGTGGGTTCCTTGTGTGCCATTGCGGGTGTGCTCACCATtgctctgcctgtgcctgtCATTGTGTCCAACTTCAACTACTTTTACCACCGAGAGACTGATAATGAAGAGCAGTGCCAATACACCCATGTCACctgtggccagcagcagtcacTCTTCTCTGAGCCCAAGAAGGGGAACAGTAATCAGTCTCTCAGCAAATCTGAATTTTTCGAAGTGGAAGACCTGGAGTCCATGAAATATTCCAACTTCATTCCCCCTGGTAATCAGGGttataaagagaagaaaatgctgacaGAAGTGTGA